The Prionailurus bengalensis isolate Pbe53 chromosome D2, Fcat_Pben_1.1_paternal_pri, whole genome shotgun sequence genome window below encodes:
- the LOC122493475 gene encoding pterin-4-alpha-carbinolamine dehydratase-like, translated as MAGKTQRLSDEERNQLLPNLRALGWNELEGRDAIFKQFHFKDFIWAVGFMMRVALQAQKLDHHPEWCNMYSKAHITLSTRECAGLLEQDINLASFIEQLAVSMT; from the coding sequence ATGGCTGGCAAAACACAGAGGCTAAGTGATGAGGAGAGGAACCAGCTGTTGCCAAACCTGAGAGCTCTAGGGTGGAACGAGCTGGAAGGCAGAGATGCTATCTTCAAGCAGTTCCATTTCAAAGACTTCATTTGGGCCGTTGGCTTCATGATGAGGGTGGCCCTGCAGGCTCAGAAACTAGACCACCATCCTGAATGGTGTAACATGTACAGTAAGGCCCACATCACCCTGAGCACCCGTGAATGTGCAGGCCTTTTAGAACAGGACATAAACCTGGCCAGCTTCATTGAACAATTAGCAGTGTCCATGACATAG